GCGGCGGACGCGGTGGACGGGAAGGGCGTCGAACAGCTCGACGGCGACGCCGAGCCCCTCGAGGCCCGAGCCGAGATCCTCGGGTCGCGCGACGGCGCGCGCCTGCGGGAGCAGGGCGCGCGCGGCCTCGCGCATCCCCGCGCTCGAGTCGACGAGGCCGGGGCGCAACCGCGCTCCGAGCCCGGCGGCCTCGACGACGTCCCGCGCGAGCGTGCCGCGCCCGGCCCCGAACTCGACGTAGGCGATCGGATCCGGCGCGCCCAGCCTCGCGTCGACCTCGGCGAGTTGGCGCGCCACGCAGCGCCCGAAGAGGTCGCCCAGATCGCTCGAAGTGTAGAAATCGCCGCCGGGGCCCAGGCGTTTCGCCCCCGCCGCGTAGTAGCCGTGCTCGGGATGGTGGAGCGCGAGTTCCATGAACCGCGCGAAGGTCATGGGACCCGCCGCCCGGATCTCCTCCGCGATCGCGAGGGCGAGCTCGCGGTTCCCGGTCAGGCGGCCCCCGCCGCCTTGTCGCGGGCGGCGCGCGAGGCGAGCTGCGACGCGCTGGGGAGCCCCTTGACGATCTTGCGCTGGATCTCGAGGACCGCCTCGATCAACGCCTCGGGGCGCGGCGGGCAGCCGCTGATGTAGACGTCCACCGGGAGGATCTCGTCGACCCCCTGGACCACGGAGTACGACCGGTACATCCCCCCCGAGGAGGCGCACGCCCCCATCGCGATGACCCATCGGGGCTCGGGCATCTGGACGTAGATCTTGCGGACGGCGGTCGCCATCTTCTTCGTGACGGTGCCGGAGACGACCATGAGGTCGGCCTGGCGCGGGGAGAACCGGAGCGCCTCGGCGCCGAAGCGGGCGAGGTCGTAACGCGGCCCGACCGTCGCCATCAACTCGATCGCGCAGCAGGCGAGCCCCATCGGCATCGGCCAGAGCGAGTGCTTGCGCCCCCAGTTCACGAAGTCCTGGACGCTGGTCAGGTAGGCGGTGTCCTTGATGTCCTGCCAGCCCTCCGGGCGCTGCCTCAGGATCTTGAGCGGATCTTCGAGCATCCCGACGGTCCTCCGGTGCGGGTCGAGGGGCGACATCCTATCAGTTGACGCCTTTCGAGGGGGTCCGCTACAGTGCCGCCTTCGTCCGACCCCCCCTCGTTATCAGGGTTTTTGGAGGATTTAGCTCGTGGCGCAGTCCGGACCCGCGTTCGACGTCACGATCATCGGCACCGGCCCGGGCGGCTACGTCGCCGCGGTGCGCGCCGCCCAGCTCGGCCTCAAGACGGCGGTCGTGGAGATGGCCGCGCTCCCGGGAGGGACGTGCCTCCACTGGGGGTGCATCCCGACCAAGGCGATGCTCAAGACCGCCGAGGTCATCGAG
The genomic region above belongs to Candidatus Polarisedimenticolaceae bacterium and contains:
- a CDS encoding NADH-quinone oxidoreductase subunit B family protein, which encodes MSPLDPHRRTVGMLEDPLKILRQRPEGWQDIKDTAYLTSVQDFVNWGRKHSLWPMPMGLACCAIELMATVGPRYDLARFGAEALRFSPRQADLMVVSGTVTKKMATAVRKIYVQMPEPRWVIAMGACASSGGMYRSYSVVQGVDEILPVDVYISGCPPRPEALIEAVLEIQRKIVKGLPSASQLASRAARDKAAGAA